The following coding sequences lie in one Spinacia oleracea cultivar Varoflay chromosome 1, BTI_SOV_V1, whole genome shotgun sequence genomic window:
- the LOC130465472 gene encoding cytochrome P450 98A2-like, giving the protein MDPIYQLSLSILSIIIAYRLFKKLTIRLPPGPRPWPIIGNLYDIKPDKFKCFTRWARHYGPIFSVWFGSSLNVIISNSELAREVFKENDQQLADRYRSRSIAKLSKNGKGLLWADYEPHYVKIKNICMVELFSPKRLEALRPIREDEVNAMVESIFKDYCTNPENRSKSLLVKKYLEAATFNNITRLVFRKRFEDADGGMSEQGLEIKATLANRLKLSESESKVKWEQIRWLRWLFPLDSKAFAKHGARMDALTTQIMKEHSLTYQKSGETAKQNFIDALFNLQEEYELSDDTITTLLWDMVIMGMDTIAISVEWAIAELIKNPRIQKKAQIEMDLVTGSDRIITEWDFSNLPYLRCIAKEALRLHPPTSFLLPHRAKAHVKIAGYDIPKGSNVHVNIWAIARDPLVWKSPLEFRPERFMEEDVDMKGHDFRLLPFGAGRRVCPGAQFGLNLITSMLGHLVHHFSWTPADGLMPEDIDMEESIGLVAQMQTPLQAIVSPRLPDHLYKRVVIDL; this is encoded by the exons ATGGATCCCATCTACCAACTCTCCCTTTCTATTCTCTCCATAATCATTGCTTATAGACTCTTCAAAAAGCTTACCATTAGACTACCACCGGGGCCACGTCCATGGCCTATCATAGGTAATCTCTACGATATCAAGCCGGACAAGTTCAAATGCTTTACAAGATGGGCCCGACATTATGGACCCATCTTTTCAGTTTGGTTTGGGTCGAGTTTGAATGTTATTATATCAAATTCGGAGTTGGCTAGGGAAGTTTTTAAGGAGAATGATCAACAACTAGCGGATAGATATAGGAGTAGGTCTATTGCCAAGTTAAGCAAGAATGGTAAAGGTCTTTTGTGGGCAGATTATGAGCCACATTATGTTAAGATCAAAAATATTTGTATGGTTGAGCTTTTCTCTCCAAAAAGGCTTGAGGCCCTTAGACCTATTAGAGAAGATGAGGTCAATGCCATGGTtgaatccattttcaaagactATTGCACCAATCCTG AGAACAGGAGCAAAAGCTTGTTAGTGAAGAAATATTTAGAGGCAGCAACATTCAACAATATAACAAGGCTAGTGTTTAGGAAGAGATTCGAAGACGCCGATGGTGGTATGAGTGAGCAAGGATTGGAAATAAAAGCCACATTGGCGAATAGACTGAAGCTCAGTGAGTCGGAGTCTAAGGTCAAGTGGGAGCAAATTCGATGGCTTCGTTGGTTGTTCCCCTTAGACAGCAAGGCATTTGCTAAGCATGGAGCTCGAATGGATGCGCTTACAACGCAAATTATGAAAGAGCATAGTCTTACTTACCAAAAGAGTGGTGAAACGGCCAAGCAAAACTTCATTGATGCTTTATTTAACTTGCAAGAGGAGTATGAGCTTAGTGATGATACCATCACTACCCTTCTTTGG GACATGGTTATTATGGGTATGGATACTATTGCTATATCGGTAGAATGGGCTATAGCGGAGCTCATCAAGAACCCAAGAATTCAAAAGAAGGCCCAAATTGAGATGGATCTTGTGACTGGATCAGACCGAATTATAACCGAATGGGACTTCTCAAATTTACCATATTTGAGATGCATAGCCAAGGAAGCACTAAGGCTACACCCTCCAACGTCCTTTCTCCTTCCTCATAGGGCCAAAGCCCATGTTAAGATTGCGGGCTACGACATTCCTAAAGGCTCGAATGTCCATGTTAATATTTGGGCCATTGCTCGCGATCCATTAGTTTGGAAAAGCCCATTAGAATTTCGACCCGAAAGGTTCATGGAAGAGGATGTTGATATGAAGGGCCATGATTTTAGACTATTACCATTTGGTGCTGGAAGAAGGGTTTGCCCAGGAGCTCAATTTGGGCTGAATTTGATTACTTCTATGTTGGGCCATTTAGTCCACCATTTTAGTTGGACTCCGGCTGATGGGCTTATGCCTGAGGATATTGATATGGAAGAGAGTATAGGCCTAGTGGCCCAAATGCAAACCCCACTGCAAGCAATTGTTTCTCCAAGATTACCTGACCATTTGTATAAAAGAGTTGTTATAGACTTGTaa